In one Bradyrhizobium cosmicum genomic region, the following are encoded:
- a CDS encoding STAS domain-containing protein: MAAQPGSDVASLVSRNEKAILPEWVELQKKAGILHTGRISEAELLSQSKNFLHLLHEALTQGGTDTSADAYEPAKSMLADLSRTRAMQGFSPSETATFVFSLKQPLFNALNRDGALSAERIASMVWTLTTLLDELGLFTLEIFQRSREEVIVRQQREIAELSTPVVKLWEGILALPLIGTLDSQRTQVVMENLLQTIVDDEAEIAIIDITGVPTVDTLTAQHLLKTVAAARLMGADCLISGIRPQIAQTMVHLGVELNVISKASLADAFAVALRQTGRTIVKAKRVEGYTFADKKSGGQDA; this comes from the coding sequence ATGGCAGCGCAGCCAGGTAGTGACGTCGCGTCACTCGTGTCTCGAAACGAGAAGGCGATCCTTCCGGAATGGGTCGAACTGCAGAAGAAGGCCGGCATCCTTCATACTGGGCGCATTTCGGAAGCCGAACTGCTGTCGCAGTCCAAGAACTTCCTCCATTTGCTACACGAGGCATTGACGCAAGGCGGGACCGACACGTCCGCCGACGCTTACGAGCCGGCCAAATCCATGCTGGCCGACCTCTCGCGAACGCGCGCAATGCAGGGCTTCTCCCCCAGCGAAACCGCGACATTCGTCTTTTCCCTCAAGCAGCCGTTGTTCAACGCGCTCAATCGCGACGGAGCACTGTCCGCGGAGCGGATCGCGTCAATGGTCTGGACGTTGACCACGCTGCTCGACGAACTCGGATTGTTCACGCTGGAGATCTTCCAGCGAAGCCGCGAAGAGGTGATCGTTCGCCAGCAGCGCGAAATTGCCGAACTGTCGACCCCTGTGGTCAAGCTGTGGGAAGGCATTCTCGCCCTGCCCCTGATCGGTACGCTGGACAGCCAGCGCACACAGGTGGTGATGGAGAACCTGCTGCAGACGATCGTCGACGACGAGGCCGAGATCGCCATCATCGACATCACCGGCGTGCCGACGGTCGACACACTCACGGCTCAGCATCTCCTAAAGACGGTCGCGGCAGCGCGCCTGATGGGTGCCGATTGCCTGATCAGCGGCATCAGGCCCCAGATTGCCCAGACCATGGTGCATCTCGGCGTCGAGCTGAACGTCATTTCGAAGGCCTCGCTGGCCGACGCGTTCGCGGTCGCACTGCGGCAGACCGGGCGGACCATCGTCAAGGCGAAGCGCGTCGAAGGATACACGTTTGCGGACAAGAAGAGCGGCGGGCAGGACGCCTGA